A genomic window from Streptomyces leeuwenhoekii includes:
- a CDS encoding helix-turn-helix domain-containing protein, giving the protein MNTTAAAIQANVTVATIRTWCRRGVITAAKQAGRWVIDSVSLAARIAIGARKAKAMTTTGTIVQMKDGSFGIRGEATALEAAFKNGTPVTPTNDPYRQDKIYLGLTQETWGDYGRTLETLGLAYTDGDQAVYHINTQRLADEAPAFYAALEEMWEREDALDAAADARDNEYFNPRYM; this is encoded by the coding sequence ATGAACACCACCGCAGCCGCCATCCAGGCCAACGTCACCGTCGCCACCATCCGCACCTGGTGCCGCCGCGGAGTCATCACCGCCGCCAAGCAGGCCGGCCGGTGGGTCATCGACAGCGTCTCCCTCGCCGCCCGCATCGCCATCGGCGCCAGGAAGGCCAAGGCCATGACCACCACCGGCACCATCGTCCAGATGAAGGACGGCTCCTTCGGAATCCGCGGAGAGGCAACCGCCCTCGAAGCCGCCTTCAAGAACGGCACCCCCGTCACCCCCACCAACGACCCCTACCGCCAAGACAAGATCTACCTCGGCCTGACCCAGGAGACCTGGGGCGACTACGGACGCACCCTGGAAACCCTCGGACTCGCCTACACCGACGGTGACCAGGCCGTCTACCACATCAACACCCAGCGCCTCGCCGACGAGGCCCCCGCCTTCTACGCGGCTCTCGAAGAGATGTGGGAGCGCGAGGACGCCCTGGACGCCGCCGCCGACGCCCGCGACAACGAGTACTTCAACCCCCGCTACATGTGA
- a CDS encoding nuclease-related domain-containing protein yields the protein MSAGGSAAREAARLRASARRGLWRRLLAWLGLDRQTAHREAVAARWDLGAAAEANTARMLAPLETAGWHVLHDRGLPGSRANLDHVLISPCGTAVVVLDTKRWHAQRPTTLIRGRVCCGVEDRHGQIEAVARYAARVAQVLGMPTGSVWPLLVVHGSPISGGRLEARAPAWPGPVYVLGPDWLVPTLAQAPAGQNPQRAAQLAARVAAALPPYPSV from the coding sequence GTGAGCGCGGGCGGGTCGGCGGCGCGTGAGGCTGCACGGCTCCGCGCGAGCGCCCGCAGGGGCCTGTGGCGGCGCCTCCTCGCCTGGCTGGGCCTCGACCGGCAGACCGCCCACCGGGAGGCTGTAGCGGCCCGCTGGGACCTCGGCGCCGCAGCCGAAGCCAACACCGCGCGGATGCTCGCCCCGCTCGAGACGGCCGGCTGGCACGTGCTCCACGACCGGGGCTTACCCGGCTCGAGGGCGAACCTCGACCACGTGCTGATCTCCCCCTGCGGTACCGCGGTGGTCGTCCTGGACACGAAACGCTGGCACGCCCAACGCCCCACCACTCTGATCCGGGGCCGGGTGTGCTGCGGGGTGGAGGACCGGCACGGGCAGATAGAAGCCGTCGCCCGGTACGCGGCCCGTGTCGCCCAGGTCCTCGGAATGCCGACCGGGTCGGTGTGGCCACTACTCGTGGTGCACGGGTCCCCGATCTCTGGTGGCCGGCTTGAGGCGCGGGCGCCCGCGTGGCCGGGCCCGGTGTACGTCCTCGGCCCGGACTGGCTGGTGCCGACGCTCGCCCAGGCGCCGGCCGGACAGAACCCGCAGCGCGCCGCCCAGCTAGCGGCCCGGGTCGCTGCTGCTCTCCCGCCCTACCCCAGCGTCTGA
- a CDS encoding helix-turn-helix domain-containing protein translates to MTTAARPGPTTHTGGGPAPSPDWDDLLRDIGDRIRAERQARRWSQEQLATRAGMDRHTVRKIEDGIGSLRAFTQACWGLQVDMAYLLSAQWKMPEPRPRPLTPRQAEVLRVVADGRPLAVAAKALGMTPEGLASVLTGLYRRLGVAGVPRDRRRREAVRVAAAHGLIDAA, encoded by the coding sequence GTGACGACCGCCGCACGACCGGGCCCGACCACCCACACCGGTGGCGGGCCCGCCCCATCCCCCGACTGGGACGACCTGCTCCGCGACATCGGGGACCGTATCCGTGCCGAACGCCAAGCACGGCGCTGGTCCCAGGAACAGCTCGCCACCCGCGCCGGTATGGATCGGCACACCGTGCGCAAAATCGAAGACGGCATCGGCAGCCTCCGCGCCTTCACCCAAGCCTGCTGGGGACTCCAGGTCGACATGGCATACCTGCTGTCCGCCCAGTGGAAGATGCCAGAGCCGCGCCCGCGCCCGTTGACGCCGCGGCAGGCGGAGGTGCTGCGGGTAGTGGCTGATGGCCGGCCGTTGGCTGTGGCCGCGAAAGCACTGGGGATGACGCCGGAGGGCCTGGCGTCGGTCTTAACGGGGCTGTATCGGCGTCTCGGGGTGGCGGGGGTACCCCGAGATCGGCGGCGCCGCGAGGCCGTGAGAGTGGCTGCCGCTCACGGCTTGATCGACGCAGCGTGA
- a CDS encoding DUF6233 domain-containing protein has product MEEWLDWQLNNTRQKIRTLEAQRDREQQQAQRAWAESRWKLEPARDRRTVLHRGGCGIWKGGHGYLDRQEVLLALEDETLAVEMCGVCNPEPGLRQA; this is encoded by the coding sequence TTGGAGGAATGGCTGGACTGGCAGCTGAACAACACGCGGCAGAAGATCCGCACCCTTGAAGCGCAGAGGGACCGGGAACAGCAGCAGGCGCAGCGGGCGTGGGCGGAGTCCCGGTGGAAGCTGGAGCCGGCCCGGGACCGGCGGACTGTCCTGCACCGGGGCGGGTGCGGGATCTGGAAGGGCGGGCACGGCTACCTGGATCGGCAGGAAGTCCTGCTCGCGCTGGAGGACGAGACGCTGGCCGTGGAGATGTGCGGGGTGTGCAACCCGGAGCCGGGGCTGCGGCAGGCCTAG
- a CDS encoding Ku protein: MPRSIWSGAISFGLVTVPIHVVSATEDHSIHFHRVHLPDMGRVRTRKICELEDREVSPSEIGKGYEIARDVVVPVTDQELRDLPLPTAKAIEIVAFIPLESVDPIRIAEGYYLQPDGQVAAKPYKLLRQALARSERVAVARYAWSGRERLGLLRVRDDAIVLHAMRWPDEIRDPASLTPPPVDVSEEEIEGALALMDTMTVEELTGPDFRDTYTEAVAEMIKAKRENREPPAVPEPAAETGQLVDLMAALNASVAKAREARGDDGRAEVHEMPKRTAKKAPARKAAAKNTARKPRRSA, translated from the coding sequence ATGCCCCGATCCATCTGGTCCGGCGCCATCTCATTCGGCCTGGTCACCGTGCCGATTCACGTCGTCTCAGCGACCGAGGACCACTCGATCCACTTCCACCGCGTCCACCTGCCCGACATGGGCCGCGTCCGCACCCGCAAAATCTGCGAGCTCGAAGACCGCGAAGTCTCCCCATCGGAGATCGGCAAGGGCTACGAGATCGCCCGCGATGTCGTCGTCCCGGTCACCGACCAGGAACTCCGCGACCTGCCGCTGCCGACCGCGAAAGCCATCGAGATCGTCGCGTTCATCCCGCTCGAGTCCGTCGACCCCATCCGCATCGCCGAGGGCTACTACCTCCAGCCGGACGGGCAGGTCGCCGCCAAGCCGTACAAGCTGCTCCGGCAGGCCCTCGCCCGGTCGGAGCGTGTCGCTGTCGCCCGCTACGCCTGGTCCGGCCGCGAACGGCTCGGCCTGCTGCGCGTCCGGGACGACGCGATCGTCCTCCACGCCATGCGCTGGCCGGACGAGATCCGCGACCCGGCGTCCCTCACCCCGCCCCCGGTCGACGTGTCCGAAGAGGAGATCGAAGGCGCCCTGGCCCTCATGGACACCATGACCGTGGAGGAGCTCACGGGCCCGGACTTCCGCGACACGTACACGGAAGCCGTAGCCGAGATGATCAAAGCGAAGCGTGAGAACCGCGAACCGCCGGCCGTACCGGAGCCCGCCGCGGAGACCGGCCAGCTCGTCGACCTGATGGCCGCACTTAACGCGTCCGTCGCCAAGGCCCGGGAGGCCCGCGGTGACGACGGGCGGGCCGAGGTCCACGAGATGCCGAAGCGGACCGCGAAGAAGGCACCCGCGCGTAAGGCCGCGGCGAAGAATACGGCCCGGAAACCGCGGCGCAGCGCCTAG